Proteins found in one Pectobacterium atrosepticum genomic segment:
- the azuC gene encoding stress response protein AzuC: MLAAYLNTYKNVPPGALF, from the coding sequence ATGCTGGCGGCTTACCTGAATACCTATAAAAACGTGCCGCCTGGCGCACTGTTCTAG